CAAGCCATTTCATTTTTTGTTTCCAGACACAATTGAAGTATTTAAGAATTACAATTTATTAATTGACACTACCGTACACTTCGCAATATGGAATTATGGGACAAGAGATACTTTAATATGCAATTTTGATTCATCATTAGTTCCTAACTGGTGCAGTGTCAAAATTAAAACAAACATATTTCCACCACAGCAATATCCAACAACGATCAATACTATTATTACCTACAAATCTGAAGCGTATAAAAATAATTTATTGCCGAAGATAATTAAAGTTCCATTTAAGACTCAATATGAACAAGATACGTTGTATGTTAATATTCTGCCAATGTAAAATCTCTTGCGCCCTAACCAGTCGCTCAAGTTGACGTGGTAACCGCGAACGCGATTTTTGTATTCAAAGTTGAAATATCTAAGCACAACATACGATTCAAAAAGTTATCAGCAAATTAATGAAGGTCGCGTTCGCGTAATAACGTCCGCCAAAAAGACGGCGGACAAGTTACCACGCAACTTAGCTCCAGTCCGTTAGGCGGCTTTATATGATGACATCAGATTATATTTCTTTATTTGCGCTGGTTGTAGCAATAATATCACTATTGTGGCAATTTTATGATCATAGGCAAGGTTTGCAGGAAGTTATAACATTTAATCATAAAAGTTCAATGGCAACCAATTCCACAAAAATTCAATTTAATTTGGTGAAAATTGAAATTACTAATAAAAGTAGAAAAGAAATATGGATTAAGAATGTTGAACACAGGGTATACTTCAAATCAGGATTCTTTAGCGTTATATTTTTTAGTGAGGATTATAAATTCAAATTATCACCTGATGAATTTATGACTCACAGCGTTGCGATTTGGAATAAAGAAATCGAAGGTATATTAAACTATACTGGAATAGTTAAAACAAGTTTTATTGTCACTACCAGCAGCAATAAGTTTGAATATCCTGGTTTAAAAACATATCCACTTTTTAATACTGAAATCGATTTAGAAAACACACTAAAAGCAGCACGTATTTTTAGAGATATATACAAATCTTTGGATGATAAATATATAGTTATGCCAAATGGTTATAGCGTTGACTTCAAGACCTAATTATGCCGCCTAACCAGTCGCTCAACCTGACGTGGTAACCGCGGCCGCAATTTTTGTATTCAAAGTTGAAAATTCTAAACACAACATACGATACTTTTAGTAGTCAGCGAGTTAATCGACATTGCGTCCGCGTAAAAACGTTACCACGCAGGTTAGCTCCAGTCCGTTAGGCGTTTCAAAATAGTAGAATACGAAAAATGAAACCAATAATAATTATAACTCTACTACTTATTCAATATACTTATACGCAGAATACGCCTGCCGATTCTATTAAAAATGAACAACCGATCTATTTTGTCGATAAAGAATTGCCCAATTTACAGTTGAAGCCATTATCCGGCAAACCGTTCAAATTAAATTCATTAAAAGGTCAAATTGTTGTTTTGAATTGGTGGTTTACTTCATGTTTACCTTGTAAGGAGGAAATACCTGAGTTGAACGAAATTGTTTCTAAATACAAAAGAAAAGGTATTCGTTTTATTGCTATTGCAAGGAACACTGAGTCAGATTTGAAAAAGTATTTGACTGGAAATGTATTTAAGTATGAACACACATTGACCACAGATAGTATTCATAAAATACTTGACGACCGTTTTCCAAGAAATATTATAATTAATAAAAATGGTGTTGTTGTCTTTGATAGAATTGGATATTCAGCCATGAATGCTGAATATATAACCAACACCATTAATAGCTTACTTAAGCAATGAATCCGTGAAACGCCTAACCAGTCGCTCAAGTTGACGTGGTAACCGCGAACGCGAATTTTGTATTCAAAGTTGAAATATTTAAGCACAACATACGATTCAAACAATTATCAGCAAATTAATCAAGGTCGCGTTCGCGTAAAAACGTTACCACGCAACTTAGCTCCAGTCCGTTAGGCAACACGAAGCAAAAGTGGTGTAATTCCCAAAAAGCATAAAACAAAAATACACCACCAACATTCAGACGTCTTTCAATTGCCAACAATTGGGGTTGAAGTCAGAAAAAGTTGTTCAAAATAAGCAGTCGCTTAAAGAAGAAAGTTCAGTTATAATTGTTGGCAATTGTTCAACAAGCTCGCGTGTTGCCTAACGAGTCGCTCAAGTTGACGTGGTAACCGCGGCGTTGGTTTTTAAGTCGAATGTTGAAAAACGAGAACACAACATACGATTGCGGAAGAAATCAGCAATTCACAAAATGTATTTCGTGGCCGCGATAAAACGTTACCACGCAACTTAGCTCCAGTCCGTTAGCCCGCAGAAAATGGCATGGAATTATCAGACAAAGAAATATTTTTAGTTGCCGTAATAAAGGAATTTGACTTCCTACGAACCTATGGGTACGATAATCAAGTATCTATTTATGATCGTGAACCTTGCATTATATTTTCTAACATAAAAATTAATCGAAAATTGATCTGTACGTATTTAGACAGATTTGATCTGGAAATTACTACTGAAATAAGAAAATTATTAACGACAGTATCTGATAGCTTAACTTTAACTGAGATTGTTGCGATGCAAGGTTTCAAATTAATGCCATTTGTTCCTGTTGATGCTCAAGTGAAATGGATATCAACAATTATTCAGGATAATTATTTGGAAATAATAGAAGGGAAGAAGTGGAAAGAGGGGCTTTCTAAAAGTCTTTCTGCGGGCTAACCAGTCGCTCAAGTTGACGTGGTAACCGCGAACGCGATTTTTGTATTCGAAGTTGAAATATTTAAGCACAACATACGATTCAAACAGTTATCGGCAAATTAATCAAGGTCGCGTTCGCGTAAAAACGTCCGCCAAAAAGACGGCGGACAAGTTACCACGCAACTTAGCTCCAGTCCGTTAGGCGGGTTGAAAGAATTGTAAACATGAACTCAGAGTATTCAAAGTATTGTTCGGATTTAGCTACGAAAGTAGAAGAATACGCAAGTGCATTTGAGGGAATCCAATTCCACGAAAAAGACCAGGCTGTTGAAGTATTTGCTATGCAATCGCTTTCAATGGCTTCTTCTAGTTTACAGGCGGCGTCAATATTATTGGATAATAATTTTGTTCCCGAAGCAATTCTTATTACACGTCCAATTCAAGAATTGCTTTTCAATCTTCGATGGATTCTTGGTGCACAAAATGATGCTGAGAAACTCGAGAGAGTTTATCGATTGGAAGGTGATCCTTACTCAGCTTGGCAAAAAGAAACAAAACTGATTCGTGAAGATGGTGAGCGACGCAATGATTCTAATGCAATTGAAACTGCAAAGAGATTTAATGAACCTTTGGACCATTTTGCTGAAAAATATTCATATTTAGTGGAAGCTGTTGAGACTGGCACTTACAAATTCAAGTCTGCTCCAGCATTTGCGAGTCGAATGGATCCTGCCTTAAGGTTGAAGTACTATCATCTTTATAGATATACCTCAGTGTTTGCACATCCGACGCCATTTACCAAAGCTCACTATTTAAAGACCAGCAATGGTTCGCAAACAAAATTTACCCCAGAAGATGAATCGATAAAACAATCATTGGCTTATTCGTTTCTTTTTACAGATTTATTGGTAGGTTCAGCAGAAGAAATATTGAAATCATTTGCTCCAGAATCAGATGGAAATCGATTAAAAATATATTCCGATATTGGCGCAATAGTTAAACTATCAAATAAAAATTATTTCTCATCTATTTGAAAGAAATGCAACCCGCCTAACCAGTCGCTCAAGCAGACGTTGCAACCGCCGACGCGCAAAAGTTTTGAGTGTTGAGATTTCTAAATACAACTTACGTTACGAAATAGCATTTTAAAATTAAAAAACAATTTCCACACTCTGGAACGTTGCAACGCAGCTTAGCTCCAGTCCGTTAGTTAGCTTGAAACTATATGCGCACAGAAACAAGAACACTTGAATGGTTTCTAACCGATCCTCGGTGTCGAAAGTGGATAGTTCAATGTTCCACTTGTAGACACTACGGAAGGAAACCAGAGTACGATCGATACATAGCGAAATACCGCTTTGAAGAAATGTTTCCTGTCATGTTACTTGACGAAAATGGTCGATGTGAACAATGCAGCAAATTTTTTGAGAACAAAGATTCACAACAGGCAACTTAAATATTTAATCTAAAAACTATCGCAAGCTGGCTAACCAGTCGCTCAAGCGGACGTTGCAACCGCGGCTGCAATTTTTGTCTTCAAAGTTGAAAAATTACAACATAACATACGGCAGTTCAAGAAATCAGCAATTCACAAAATCGTTTTCGAGGCCGCGATAAAACGTTGCAACGCAGCTTAGCTCCAGTCCGTTAGGCGGCTGTCGCCAACGGCGAAAAGTAAATTGGTAAGTCAGTGTTTGTGCGTCAATTGAAGATTTTGCGGAGTCAAACAAGTTTATCAAGAAAAATGGTACACGGTTCAAGTTTTTACGAGTTTAAAATTGGCTACGCACGCCGTTGGCTCAAAAACTCAATCGTATGTAGTTTGCGAACGCACAGCTTAAAAAAAAGTTTTCAAAACTCGGCAAACTACAAATATAATATCAGCCGCCTAACCAGTCGCTCAAGCGGACGTTGCAACCGCGGCAGCGTTTTTTGTATTTGATGTTGAAAAATCAAGATACAACATACGACAGCACAAGTTATCAGCAATTCACAAAATTCATTGCGAGGCCGCGATAAAACGTTGCAACGCAGCTTAGCTCCAGTCCGTTAGGTGGCATTTTATTGTGCTACTTTTCGGTCCAATTAGTTCAATTCAAATGTGAGATATGGACAAAAAGGATTCATTTCTTGAAAACATATAATGAAAATAAAACACTATTAGCATTAACTCTTCTTGCAATGCTTTTTGCAGGACTGATGTATTATTATGGATTGCAAAAAAAAGATTATCGTGAAACAGACAGAAATATAAGTGCCATAAGTTTAAAATTAGAGAAAATATATTCCAATTTACCAGCCAATAGACGCTATTATTCTCTCAATTACTGTAACGGTAAAATATATATTATTGGTATTGATATTAATCCAAGTGGAGCCAATCAATCTATTGATGAACTAGATTCCACCGGTGTTTATCTAAAATCTTTTGCAAATAATGGTAATGCCAAACGTCAATTTGAAGTGGATGCATATGGTATTTATAATTCCGAAGATAATTACGGAGATCGCACATCATTTATCTTTGAACGAAATTATAGTGATTCAATTTTGTATTCGTACCAATCGGATAAACAAATATTAGAGAATCTACGGATAGGAAAACACGAGTATATCTTAAAAATAGGTGGACCCAATAGAATGATATATTCATTTATTGATGACTATAATATAGTAAACATCAAAACCGGAGTAGTTAAAAATATAGAAGTGAAGCTCAAAGATTCTGCCTCTTATTATCAACGATATGGTTTTTTTGTTAAAGGAAATAATGGGATTAATTACAAGATAGCTCGTGAAGCAGGAATGTTTTTTGCATTCAATGATTCGGGAAGAATTCTCTATCAAGCCGAAACGGTTGATAAATCACCACCTTTAGAATTTGTGAAAACTCCGGATGGTGGAATTCGTCGTGCTCCTAATAGCTATGGATTAGCAAATATGAGCGGAATTGTGCTTAGAAATTATTTACTGATTCTTGAGGTCAATAGGGCTAATGGAAATGCGGATCCAATAATAGATGTTTATGACCAGGTAACGGGAAAATACAAGTCAAGTTGGATTGTTCCTAAAGCAAAGGATGAAAAAGTGTATGAGATACAATCGATAAACGATCATCAGTTAATATTGTTGTATGAAACAACGATAGGTTATCTAACGATACCAGAGTCGCTATTATGAATGCAAAACACGTATCCTATTTTCTGTTTATGATTATAGCTTCAATCTTGCTTTACGAAGGAATCATTAAAGTATTAGATAATGATTCATACGCAATGGAAATCTTCTTTATGCCATTTATACCAAATTCATTCATCTCATTAATCAAATACATTATTCCCTCAATAGAAATTCTACTTGCATTACTATTGTTTGTTCCGGCAATAAGAATAAATATAAACTACGGAATATATTTGTTTACGTTTGTCACAATGATTTACGGAATATTAACTGTTACAGTATTCAAGAATTACTCATATCTCTGCACACCGGAAGGTGGTTGTACACTCCAATATTCATTTTATGCAAAACATTTAACATTGTACGCGGTGTGCTGTGGTTTATCAGTACTAAATGTTTTTGTCAATAAGACTGATAACAAATTAAATGTAAATGCCACCTAACCAGTCGTTCAAGCTGACGTTGCAACTGCGGCTTCAAAAATATCTCAAGTGTCGTGAAATCTAAACTCAACATACGATTCGTCAAGTTATCGGCAAATTAATAATCAATGCGCGTGGCCGCAGTAAAACGTTGCAACGCAGCTTAACTCCAGTCCGTTAGGTGGCGTGCTATAAAAGAAACGTAACATTTGAGTTTAGATTAAATGCGAAAGTGTTTTCAAACAAGAAAGAATCACGGAATTAAGTAATCGGCACCGTAATCAATCAAAACTGTTTTCTTGGGAGAGTTCAACTGTTTTTCAAAAGTAGTTATATCCAAAAACAGTTTCTGTTATTTCAAAAGTGTTTTTATTAAAGTTGTGTGGTTTCTAAAAACAGTTTGCGATTAATCAGCAAAACTAAGTTTGCAAATGTTGCGGTTTTCAATCGGCAATCAAAATAGCCACCTAACCAGTCACTCAAGCTGACGTTGTGACCGCGGCTTGGGTTTTAATCGAAAGTTGAAAAACGAGAACATAACATAGGACAGCGGAAGAGCGAACGAAAACACAAAAAGTGTTTTCGAGGCCGCGACACAACGTCACAACGCAGCTTAGTTCCAGTCCGTTAGCCCGCTATCTAAATGCCAAACAAAGAAAAAATAGTAATCGACAGAATCAAATCTAATGTTCGCAAAAAAGGATTTGCGACTACAAAAGATTTGCAAAATGTGGAAAGATTATTGATACAAAATTCTCAAGATCCTTCATTGTGGTGTTTTCGTGGTGATTTGATTCAACTTTCTAATGGTACTGCTTCTTGGAAACTCGCTGATGCATTGAATAGTTATCGTCGTGCAATTAGTTTAGACAATACCTTCCAAGAAGCATATGTTTCCGCAGCGTATTACCATTATGCTGTTCAAAACAGTCCAAATCGTGCTATGAAGTATTTGAAAAGTGCATTGAAAATTAAGTCAACAAAAGTATTGCTAAAACTTGAACAGGAAATTCAAAAAGAGATTCGTCTTAAACAATAACAAGCGGGCTAACCAGTCGCTCAAGCCGACGTTGTAACCGCGCTCGCGCTTAATTTGCGAGTGCTGAGTTCTCAAATG
The sequence above is drawn from the Bacteroidota bacterium genome and encodes:
- a CDS encoding TlpA disulfide reductase family protein yields the protein MKPIIIITLLLIQYTYTQNTPADSIKNEQPIYFVDKELPNLQLKPLSGKPFKLNSLKGQIVVLNWWFTSCLPCKEEIPELNEIVSKYKRKGIRFIAIARNTESDLKKYLTGNVFKYEHTLTTDSIHKILDDRFPRNIIINKNGVVVFDRIGYSAMNAEYITNTINSLLKQ
- a CDS encoding DUF5677 domain-containing protein; the protein is MNSEYSKYCSDLATKVEEYASAFEGIQFHEKDQAVEVFAMQSLSMASSSLQAASILLDNNFVPEAILITRPIQELLFNLRWILGAQNDAEKLERVYRLEGDPYSAWQKETKLIREDGERRNDSNAIETAKRFNEPLDHFAEKYSYLVEAVETGTYKFKSAPAFASRMDPALRLKYYHLYRYTSVFAHPTPFTKAHYLKTSNGSQTKFTPEDESIKQSLAYSFLFTDLLVGSAEEILKSFAPESDGNRLKIYSDIGAIVKLSNKNYFSSI